In Candidatus Bathyarchaeota archaeon, a single genomic region encodes these proteins:
- a CDS encoding PQQ-binding-like beta-propeller repeat protein yields the protein MRAKPKTGLRKTSTLMMAFAVFSIMLSATLPIVRASASSSGTYYAWPMAGYNLQRTGYTDEAGPKTNNTLWIFDTGSVGQGIRCGVAVAYGIVLFGSDDDNIYAVNASTGTLIWKFTATGSTPDMRSTPAVADGKAYFGSRNGTLFCVDVFTGALIWKFVVPPTPGTTYIPIMRSSPAVADGMVVTGVKGRGFYCLNATTGAVIWNFTTGDEADVSPAIADGKVYFGSDDDQAYCLDLKTGALLWNRTLNSNVLRIVTYYRGLVFASVQAAPGVADGIVYALNATTGEVVRNYTLINGGNLRGGVAVAGDKLVVSGSHNGIVYCFDIETGRLIWNYSLGVVGAWYNIPAIAKDTVYIIGRDAIIHAIDLGTGQAIWKYQTDVFHATRCDEAYGAIAYGCLFIGAGDGKLYCFGAPRNDIYLEMLRYISQISQLQSNISSLLSERSTLQSQINTLQGQVSSLRNSVNQLQGQVTNLQNQVSQLQSEKASLQSQVDKLQTDKINLQNQATNNLYMGLGGGAAVGLVIGVAIPSFLRRNRSS from the coding sequence TTGAGAGCGAAGCCGAAAACTGGCTTGAGAAAAACATCGACTCTAATGATGGCATTCGCCGTCTTTTCAATCATGCTCTCTGCCACACTTCCGATTGTCAGGGCATCAGCAAGCTCCAGTGGCACATATTACGCTTGGCCTATGGCAGGATATAATCTGCAACGAACCGGATATACGGATGAGGCGGGGCCGAAAACAAATAATACGTTATGGATATTTGACACGGGAAGCGTCGGTCAAGGAATAAGATGTGGTGTTGCTGTTGCATATGGGATCGTCCTCTTCGGATCAGATGACGATAACATCTACGCTGTTAACGCCTCGACCGGGACGCTGATCTGGAAATTTACAGCCACGGGGTCCACGCCAGATATGAGAAGCACTCCGGCTGTGGCTGATGGAAAAGCATACTTCGGCTCAAGAAATGGGACACTATTCTGCGTAGATGTCTTTACAGGCGCGCTGATCTGGAAGTTCGTGGTGCCGCCGACACCTGGGACAACATATATTCCCATCATGCGTAGCTCCCCGGCAGTGGCTGATGGAATGGTTGTAACGGGAGTGAAAGGTAGGGGATTCTACTGCTTAAATGCGACAACCGGGGCCGTCATATGGAACTTCACTACTGGAGATGAGGCAGACGTCAGTCCAGCCATAGCTGATGGAAAGGTATACTTTGGGTCAGATGATGATCAAGCTTATTGCCTAGACCTGAAAACCGGAGCTCTACTCTGGAATAGGACCTTAAATAGTAATGTGCTGCGCATAGTAACCTACTATCGAGGGCTGGTTTTCGCTTCTGTGCAGGCGGCTCCTGGAGTAGCTGACGGCATAGTTTATGCCCTTAACGCGACAACGGGTGAGGTTGTAAGAAATTACACGTTAATTAATGGTGGGAACTTGAGAGGCGGCGTCGCAGTTGCAGGCGACAAACTCGTTGTATCCGGGAGCCATAATGGCATAGTATACTGCTTTGACATCGAAACTGGGCGACTGATTTGGAACTACTCCCTGGGCGTAGTAGGGGCCTGGTATAATATACCGGCAATAGCCAAAGACACCGTCTATATCATAGGTAGGGACGCGATTATCCATGCGATAGACCTAGGCACTGGACAGGCTATCTGGAAGTATCAGACAGACGTGTTCCATGCGACCAGATGTGATGAGGCTTATGGTGCTATTGCGTATGGCTGCCTGTTCATCGGCGCCGGGGACGGCAAGCTATACTGCTTCGGAGCTCCCCGCAACGATATCTACTTAGAGATGCTTAGATACATATCTCAAATCTCGCAACTACAATCCAACATAAGCAGCCTATTGAGTGAGAGAAGTACCCTACAAAGCCAGATTAATACTCTACAGGGTCAAGTGTCTAGCCTCCGGAACAGCGTGAATCAGCTGCAAGGACAAGTTACAAATCTTCAGAACCAAGTTAGTCAGTTACAGTCAGAGAAGGCAAGCCTCCAGAGTCAGGTCGATAAATTGCAGACTGACAAGATCAATCTCCAGAATCAGGCGACAAATAATCTTTACATGGGTTTAGGCGGTGGAGCAGCGGTTGGCTTGGTAATCGGAGTAGCCATACCCTCATTTTTAAGAAGAAATAGATCCAGTTAA
- a CDS encoding PQQ-binding-like beta-propeller repeat protein, translating to MRYHALILALFILLASSISHVGATAVKERVMGQSTERATLDWSYRGYSVASLLAEREGFAKDVTGGLNGRVYRVTSLSPASGPGTLREAVSLPEPLWIVFDVNGTIDLGNEEPLYIRSNKTIDGRGAEIVIARKGVRIDFQQNIIITNIRFENVGGDIIEIRGESTLIWIHHCDFMNGNDGAIDIVKTAGPSVDVTVSWCRFWCHKKTMLIGGDAWEQEVKNVRLTLHHNYFFITDQRNPRIRWGKVDAYNNYLYGWRDYGMGASMYGELLVEANVFEALENKEAVVAPVGSGGELDYPGYVRLKDNLFLNGAIAKVGPGYSGLVFRREDYYTAKIEPATEGLKLKIMAQAGTNIPFQPRIMVNLKSVDDPYPSKHYLNRTDIYVGNTTARYYCIIEPYRTPSDKIVRCDWDFGDGTKLTVTNVVLFHDPSVTYTYKQPGTYTIKVTLTTADGRTITLSEEDVILPAETGGAGGTGGTGGAGGTGGTGGTGGTGGTGGVGGITAPSDAPWPMGQRDLSRSGYTSDLGPATNELLWVFDTGTYGEPIRSGVSIAYGIVYFGSDNDCVYAVNATTGQMIWRFNVTEFTGTGKADVRSTPAISDGRVYFGSRNGVFFCLDAYTGAVKWYYIPVDEDGKNVSIFRSSPAVVEGRVLFGTREKSGKLYCLNATNGQVIWRFAAENEIDSSPTVVKDRVYFGSDDDYVYCVNLYTGELIWKTNVGSNVIRAPVYYNGLLFAASQGLERIFALNATTGENIRNYTIMGYPKGGVAVGSGKLVITGVTSGTVYCFDIETGQRLWSYGTVGLEAYAAIPVIARDIVYLIAPDAAIHAVDLNTGQMIWKYVTDPAQYWRCDEAYGAIAYGCLFIGAGDGKLYCFGRPPNLPMKLTAKVIWANGSAVIGAKATISNGTNTFTQNISASGEATFSIFRGNYTVKVEYGSIPLYVGTIDLQRDTTITVTQYPELLQYAIQLQSQIASLQNQVNNLQSQVNQLQSDKSSLQSQASNSLYMGLGGGAGAGLIIGIIIAYILKKR from the coding sequence ATGAGATACCATGCCTTAATTCTAGCATTATTCATCTTATTAGCATCATCAATTTCGCATGTAGGAGCTACAGCTGTAAAAGAGAGGGTAATGGGTCAAAGTACGGAGAGAGCTACTCTAGATTGGAGTTACCGGGGATATTCCGTTGCAAGCTTACTGGCTGAGCGGGAAGGTTTCGCCAAGGATGTCACTGGCGGGTTAAACGGTAGAGTATACCGTGTGACTTCGCTCTCCCCAGCGAGTGGTCCTGGAACGTTAAGAGAGGCAGTTTCATTGCCTGAGCCATTATGGATTGTGTTCGATGTGAATGGAACCATAGACCTTGGAAACGAGGAACCTTTGTACATTAGATCAAATAAGACGATTGATGGAAGAGGCGCAGAAATCGTGATTGCAAGGAAGGGGGTTAGAATAGATTTTCAACAGAACATCATAATAACTAACATACGCTTCGAGAATGTCGGCGGCGATATTATAGAGATCAGAGGAGAATCCACACTGATCTGGATCCATCACTGCGACTTCATGAATGGGAACGATGGAGCAATAGACATAGTGAAGACCGCTGGACCAAGTGTAGATGTAACGGTCTCATGGTGTAGATTCTGGTGTCACAAGAAAACTATGCTCATAGGTGGAGATGCATGGGAACAAGAGGTGAAGAATGTTCGCTTAACACTTCACCATAACTACTTCTTCATCACCGATCAGCGCAACCCAAGGATCAGATGGGGAAAAGTTGACGCGTATAACAATTATCTTTATGGCTGGCGCGATTATGGAATGGGCGCAAGCATGTACGGAGAGCTACTTGTTGAGGCAAATGTCTTCGAGGCATTAGAAAACAAGGAAGCGGTGGTGGCTCCTGTGGGCTCAGGAGGCGAGCTGGACTATCCTGGATATGTGAGGCTGAAGGATAATCTATTCCTTAATGGGGCGATAGCTAAAGTTGGCCCGGGATACTCCGGACTTGTCTTTAGACGCGAGGACTATTACACCGCCAAGATAGAACCTGCAACAGAAGGATTAAAACTTAAGATAATGGCGCAGGCGGGAACAAATATACCATTCCAGCCGAGAATAATGGTTAACCTCAAATCTGTGGATGATCCATACCCATCAAAACATTACCTAAACAGGACAGATATCTATGTCGGAAACACCACGGCAAGGTACTACTGCATCATCGAGCCCTATAGAACCCCCTCAGATAAGATTGTCAGATGTGATTGGGACTTCGGCGACGGAACAAAACTAACGGTAACAAATGTAGTCCTCTTCCATGATCCATCCGTCACCTACACTTACAAGCAACCAGGAACATACACAATAAAAGTTACACTAACGACTGCGGATGGAAGAACAATAACACTAAGTGAAGAGGATGTAATATTGCCTGCAGAGACGGGTGGTGCTGGTGGTACAGGTGGAACTGGTGGGGCAGGTGGAACTGGTGGTACGGGAGGAACTGGTGGTACAGGTGGAACAGGCGGGGTAGGTGGAATAACCGCGCCCAGCGATGCTCCATGGCCAATGGGACAGCGTGATCTTTCCCGCTCAGGTTATACGAGCGATCTAGGCCCGGCGACTAATGAGTTATTATGGGTGTTCGATACGGGCACGTATGGCGAGCCTATTAGAAGCGGCGTCTCAATTGCATATGGAATAGTGTACTTCGGCTCCGACAACGATTGCGTATACGCCGTAAATGCGACTACTGGACAGATGATATGGAGGTTTAACGTTACAGAGTTCACAGGCACCGGAAAAGCGGACGTGAGAAGCACACCAGCAATCTCCGATGGTAGAGTATACTTTGGCAGCAGAAACGGCGTCTTCTTCTGCCTAGACGCCTACACAGGCGCCGTCAAATGGTACTATATTCCAGTCGATGAGGACGGAAAGAATGTCTCTATCTTCCGCAGCTCTCCAGCGGTCGTAGAGGGCAGAGTTCTCTTCGGAACTAGGGAAAAATCCGGAAAGCTTTACTGCCTAAACGCGACGAATGGTCAAGTGATCTGGAGGTTCGCCGCGGAGAATGAGATAGACTCAAGCCCAACAGTAGTAAAGGATAGGGTGTACTTTGGCTCCGACGACGACTACGTCTACTGTGTAAACCTGTATACTGGCGAATTAATTTGGAAGACGAATGTAGGCAGCAATGTGATCAGGGCGCCAGTATACTACAATGGGCTATTATTCGCCGCGTCTCAGGGATTAGAAAGAATATTCGCCCTTAACGCAACCACAGGCGAAAACATTAGAAACTACACGATCATGGGGTATCCGAAAGGCGGCGTCGCGGTTGGAAGCGGCAAGCTGGTTATTACAGGGGTAACAAGCGGAACCGTCTACTGCTTCGACATTGAGACGGGTCAGCGGCTTTGGAGTTACGGAACGGTTGGACTTGAAGCCTACGCAGCCATACCTGTAATCGCACGGGACATAGTCTACTTAATCGCTCCAGACGCTGCAATTCATGCGGTAGACCTGAACACCGGCCAAATGATATGGAAATATGTTACAGATCCTGCCCAGTATTGGAGATGTGATGAGGCTTATGGTGCTATTGCGTATGGCTGCCTGTTCATCGGCGCCGGGGACGGCAAGCTATACTGCTTTGGAAGACCGCCAAACCTTCCGATGAAATTGACTGCAAAAGTAATATGGGCGAATGGCTCAGCGGTCATAGGTGCAAAAGCCACGATATCAAACGGGACGAACACGTTTACCCAGAACATAAGCGCATCAGGGGAAGCAACATTCAGTATCTTCAGGGGCAACTACACGGTGAAAGTAGAATATGGATCCATCCCACTCTATGTGGGCACAATCGATCTTCAGCGTGACACTACAATAACAGTAACGCAATATCCAGAATTATTACAGTATGCAATCCAACTTCAAAGCCAAATAGCTAGTCTCCAAAATCAGGTCAATAATCTTCAGAGCCAGGTCAATCAATTACAATCTGACAAGTCAAGTCTCCAATCACAAGCATCCAATAGCCTCTACATGGGTCTAGGAGGCGGTGCGGGAGCCGGCCTAATAATCGGCATAATCATCGCCTACATCTTGAAGAAAAGATGA